TAGGATTAAAGCTAACTCGGCCTAACATTTTGGCAGTGGTGTCACCTAAACGGTAAGCTACCCAGGCATGTGCTGCTTCATGAAGGGTTATACCAAACAAAACAGGCAGTAACCATATAGCAATTTGTTGGATAGTGGTTAACTCAGGCATGCCATTACTTAATCATGTAAATAAAGCATTCTAACGGTTGTTATAAGCAGACTCAAGGTCCAAACAAGCTAGACAACCCAAGTGTTTACGTCTGTAATATACTATATAATACTATTTTCTTTTTTATAGGTATGAATAACTCACATACACTCATACACCCTTTATTAAAACCCTATATAAACAGGATAGAAATAATTGATTCTGACCCATTACTCTCTCCTTATAAAGTTTATCCCAATCTATATGTGGTAATGGGATTTCAAGTATCAAGGTCGAATCGCACTTTTGACAGATGACCATCAGCATGTCTTGCTTAGGATCCCCAGCAGATAAAATTCCGCTCTTTGAATGAAAAGATCCTTCAAGTGACGATGTCGCTTTCAGGATGACGTGGGCCGGAGCCTTTTGTCTATTTACATCTCGTCATCCAGAATGCGGCAAAGCCGCATGAAGGATTGTAAGTCTAAAAGTGGTTATATTAGGAACTAAGAGGGTTGCCCTTTGCAAAAACAAAGGGCGTGAGCGACCGTTGAAGGATTGGTTTAACCAACCGCGAAGATCATGGTACTCTAGCCCAGCTCTCGAAACGTTTGAATAGTTGCTTGGGTCTGATTACACACCCGCTTACAATCCTAAACAATTTTTATTTCGAGGCTATGATGCCATTGTACAATAATTTTGTAGGTGTTGATATTGGGAAGTTTAGTTTCGTAGTAGCAGTTCATGGGCAGAAACCAATAAAAGAATATGATAATGATGCATCAGGGATTAAATTCTTCCTAAAAGACTACCAGCGCTATTTATCAAAAGGTTTATGTGTATTGGAGACCACGGGTGGTTATGAAATGCGCTTAGTTCTCACGCTGTGTGAATTAGATTATTCTGTTCACCGAGCCAATACAAGAAAAGTAAAACATTTCATTCGCTCATTTGGCAATGTAGCAAAAACAGATAAACTAGACAGTAAGGCATTTGCCCTTTATGGCTATGAGCGAGGGGAGCGTCTTGAGTGCTTTACTCCACAATCAAAGCAAGCTCTGGCACTTTATGAGTTGGTTCAACGACGCCAAGATTTAAAGCGTCTTCTTGTTGCCGAAAAAATCGCTTAAAAGCACCTAGGGTTAACCTTGTGCAAGAAAGTTGCCTGGTAATGATAGAAACCATTACGCAACAAATCCAAGTGATTACAGAGCAAATAAATCCTTTAATCGAACAAGACCCCTAGTTAAAAGCGAAAAAAGAAATCCTTAAAACTATACCCGGAATAGGCGATATCACAGCCAATGAGTTATTAGTTTTATTACCTGAATTAGGAACATTAAGTCGACGTCAAATCGCTTCTTTGGCTGGGGTCGCTCCCATAGCCAATGAGAGTGGAACTTACAAAGGATACCGAGCAACTGGACATGGACGGTCTGCCATTAAGCCCATCCTGTTTATGGCCGCTATGGCCGCCAGAAACTCGAACTCAAGCCTTAAAACTTTTTATCATCGCCTCGTTAATTCAGGAAAAAAGAAAATGGTCGCTATCACCGCTTTAATGCGTAAGATTATTGTTATTGCCAATGCAAGATTAAAACCTTTAGTTACTGGGGGCTTGATCAACTTGCTTAAAAAGATATTTTTTAGACCTATAATTTCTCGCTTCACGTATCATGGGTGTGATTAAAATAGCTCAAGCCTGTTGCTACTAGTACAGAAGAAACTTTGTTAAGTCCTGAACCACAAAAAACCCTGGAAACTAAGGTTTCTAAAGAATCGGGGAAAGAAGAGGCTTCTACTCTCATGGCAGTTAAAGAAGAAAAAAAATTGAGCTTTTTCTTCGTAACGGCGACAAAAGGTAAGACTTTAGTCAAAATCTCACCTCCAGAGGAAAAGGAAGAATTTTTATTATAGCGGTTTGTCATTTTTACAACTCGGGCCGCAATTTATTATTTCTTATTTTGAAAAGAGGAAACTAATTCAGTTTAATAAAAGCCAGGTAGCCGCTAATTAAGTTTCATCCCCCCTTCCGATTGATTAGCTTTCTCTTTACGTCGCTCCATTTCAACAAAATTAGAAACAGAACCAACGTATTATCTTAATTCTCGAGCATGGGTTAGTAATTCGTTATTACATCTATTATCACCAAAAGGTTATTTAAGCTGTTTGAGCAGAACCTCTTTTTTTGGAGAATTTATAAACACAAATATAACTACTAACTTTGATGGTGTTTGAGTAGTATGCACAGATTTATCCACCTCAGCCCACAATAAAATCTCCTTTGCTTTTACATTGGATTTTAATTCTTTAAAAGCGCCCCTCTTCTGCAAATAAAGATTTAAAGTTGCCCAACAATGAATCGCCCTGTGCTCTTCATAGAAATAGCTCAACTTAAAATCAAAGCGCTGTTATGCGCTGTACCCAGTATTGGGGACTTAAGCTTAAAAATAGTCTATTTTAATGATAGGCAAGATGAATCCATTTGGTGTTTAAGATTAGCTATGCTTTATCCTGCACTCAAGGTGGAATTTTATTCAGGCTTCCTATATTATCGATACTTTTTCATTCGGACATAATCTTTTGTCTAAGTTACAGTCGCTTTTTCTGTTGACTTTATTTTCGCTCTTGCTCTTTCTTCCTGGAATTGCCAAATTACCAGCGATTGATAGAGATGAGGCTCATTTTGCGCAAGCAAGCCGACAGATGCTGCAAACTAACAACTACTTCCAAATTCGTTTTCAGGATAAAACCCGTTTTCAGAAACCACCGGGTATAAATTGGTTACAAGCTGCCAGTGTCCGTTTATTTAGTCATGCTGATGCTACAACCATCTGGCCTTATCGCCTTCCTTCACTATTGGGAGGGTTGTTTTCTGTGTTACTGCTGTATTTCTTTGCACGTCATTTTACGAGTCAGCGTACAGCGTTATTAGCTGCAGGTTTATTCGCCACCTCATTATTATTAATTGTTGAAACACACATGGCAGTCATTGATGCTTCTCTATTATTTTCTGTTTTATTGATGCAAGGCTCTTTGTGGCACTGTTATGAGAAGGGCATTGTGGGTGAGCGCGTGCATTGGGGGTGGGCATTTGCTTTCTGGCTGGCATTGTCGTTTGGAATGGTACTAAAAGGAGTGACACCTTTAGTGGGTTTTTTAACGATTGGTGCACTTTGTCTTTTTGAAAGACGACTGGATTGGCTACAAGAAGTTCGTCTTTATCGTGGAGGTTTATTGTTTTTGCTGCTTACCCTGGCGTGGGTTTATAAGGTTAACGAAGCAGAACACAGCAATTATCTCATGCAAATGTTCTATAAGGATTTACTGCCCAAGTTGCAGGGAGGGCATGAGTCTCATGGAAAACCACCGTTGTTTCATTTGCTAATTTTACCCCTGACGTTTTGGCCTGCCTCTTTATTTTTATGGCACGCAGGTGTCTATGCCAGTCGCTGGCATCGTGAAAAAATAGTTAAATTTCTC
This region of Legionella clemsonensis genomic DNA includes:
- a CDS encoding ArnT family glycosyltransferase — protein: MSKLQSLFLLTLFSLLLFLPGIAKLPAIDRDEAHFAQASRQMLQTNNYFQIRFQDKTRFQKPPGINWLQAASVRLFSHADATTIWPYRLPSLLGGLFSVLLLYFFARHFTSQRTALLAAGLFATSLLLIVETHMAVIDASLLFSVLLMQGSLWHCYEKGIVGERVHWGWAFAFWLALSFGMVLKGVTPLVGFLTIGALCLFERRLDWLQEVRLYRGGLLFLLLTLAWVYKVNEAEHSNYLMQMFYKDLLPKLQGGHESHGKPPLFHLLILPLTFWPASLFLWHAGVYASRWHREKIVKFLLAWLIPTWLFFEVMPTKLPQYVLPTFPAIALLCALAIDSNKQDRLPGKWVRFLQIMWGILSIGLASSFIILPYLLMGKIYVVSSLLFCGILLLTVISVYFSWQGAYRQSSIAVCITALITYPLLFEQLLPQLEPVWLTRHIIELIKTEKITDAKPLLVAGFEEPSLVFNLNTKRVKFIDSANAEQLLKKDTSRMALVNSTILEAWKKEGLQLSIKAHATGYNYTKGRWLELVLVTQQKENH